In Calliopsis andreniformis isolate RMS-2024a chromosome 6, iyCalAndr_principal, whole genome shotgun sequence, the genomic window AAACTCATTTGCTATACTTAGaagtttattttttctttagggTGGACAAAAAGCATCCCATGTTATCCGTGGCTTCTATGCTGGGCCCATCGCCTGATTGGGTTGTCGGTGTCAGTAAATTGAATCTCTGTAGAAAAGACTGCACCTGGACGAAGAGCGAGATTATTGATCTGTATCCATGGGACGCTGGCACTGATAATGGAATCAGTTATATGTCGCCGAACTCCGAAACGAAACCGCGAGAGAAGATGAAGCCCATTACGACCTTGTACCCTGAAGATCCTAGGTCACCTTTCTATGACCCCACAGGAAGGCCCATGCTTCCATTGGCCAGGTTGTACTTGAATAGGGAGAAGATTGTTCCTCGTGGTTGCGATGAGGAGGCTCTCCAGCAGCAGCTAGCCCAGCTGGAAGTTGCTGAGAACACTGAGGATACTTCCAGACGTATGAAAGTTCTTATAATCTTGTGTTAGGTTCTTCATGAACTTTGTGTAACATAAAAATGgtaattctttttttattttgactGAAGCTGAGTGTCAAACCACGGAGTATACTCCATGGTCAAGCTGCTCTGTCACTTGTGGCAAAGGACTAAGGATGCGTACCAGGAGCTATTTGATGCCAGAGAAGGCAGCGATGTTCAATTGCAACAGGCagctggtttcgaaggagatgtGCGTTGCTTCAATTCCAGAGTGCTCAGAGTAAGTGTTACCCAAAATCTGGGACTATTTAAATGTTACAATTACAGGTGTTGTTAAATATCCTTTTTCTCAAGACAAGAGACCTCTTTGCAAATTTCAGAGGTGCAGAAGCTGAAAGTAGCGATGTTCTTCCTGTCAACGATGCCTTCTGTGAAACAACAGATTGGAGCGAATGGTCCGAGTGTTCCTCTTCCTGTGGGATAGGATTCAAGATGAGAACGAGGCGATTCAAGGATCGTATGGGTCGTAAACGATGCCCTCACGTGTCCCTCGTTGAAAAAGATAAGTGTATGGAACCGCCTTGCCTTCCAGGCTCAGAGGCAGATATTGACCCTACGTGTAAGGTATGCTATTGGAACTCTTCTATTTGATGGGATTGCAGAATCTAGATATAGCAGAGTCTTCGATTCGTATTCGTTTAAGGTAACCGAGTGGTCCGATTGGTCTCCATGCAGTGCTTCCTGTGGAAAGGGCGTGAAACTGAGAACCAGGTTGTTAATGGTGGAACCTTCTGAGCAACACAAGTGCTCCTCCAAAATAGAACTACTTCAACAAAGGCCTTGTTTGGAGCAGTCTGACTGTACCTTTGACATGGCGACAGCAAAAGGTAACAATGAGAATCTTCAAAGGGAAGCAGCAATTGTATTAGCTTAATTGCTTTCTAATGCGATGCTATTTGTCCAGTCGTTTGTATGGAGGAAGCAGATCCTGGACCCTGCAGAGGCTACTTTCTGCGGTGGGCGTTCGTTCCTCAGAAGTTAATGTGCGTTCCCTTCGGCTACGGTGGCTGTCGCGGTAACAGGAACAACTTCTTGACTGCTGAAGAGTGCAGCAATACCTGCAGCATCGTGAGTGCAGTTTTTGAGAGCAGTTTTAACGATGTGAAAGACTTGATGAGCGAATTCTTTTCTTCAGGTGCGAGCGATTCTGAGTGGGCAGCCTCTGAATGGAACTAGTTTCCAGCAGCCACCGACATCTGAATTGCTTGAGACTGTCGACTGTCTCGTGTCTCACTGGTCGCCTTGGTCCCCTTGCAGTGTCACTTGCGGCACTGGCCGTGTTACCAGTTATCGTACCATTAAGGTGAGCTTTAATATTAATCCACCGTCTGGTATAAGTCATAGAAGAGTTCTGGCTGCGCTTGAGCAAACTTTCGATAAGTTGAACTGGAAAATTGGTTCTAAACTTGCAGCAAGAGGCGCAAAATGGTGGACGTTCTTGTCCCAAGAAGCTGCAACGTCGCTCGCGATGCCAGCTTGCACCGTGCGAGTAATACTTCAAATAAACTGGGACCCCGATTACTAAAGATAAAGCAATAAACAGAGAGGATGGAGAATATTTTTAACTTTGAGAGAGCATCGCAGATGACTAAATGGAAGAGCAGTGGATTACTTTTTTACAGAAAATTATGAGAAAGTTTGTATATTTTATGATGAGATTATCGAGGTGCATTTTAGATGTAACTTTTGCACAAGACGATGGGTATAAAATAAACGGATGTATCAgaataaatggtattttattaaTGGTCATTCGTGATCTTCCTATTCTCGGTCAAATTATTCAAACGTACGTAGGGCTACGATGACAAACATAATTGAATTTATTTTCGTGGAAATTGATCTCTTGAATATCATTTTCCATTAATTTTCGTGTTGCTAAGAAATCGCGTTAAGCATTTGCAATTAAACGAATTTCACAGATCTTATAATTATAGATAAACTCATGCAGTAAATCGTCCACGCAAggtaaatttcaatttttgtttCAGAAATAAGCACTCTCTCTAACATCTTTAATCACTTTTGATAAATCTTTGCTTCTTCGGCTCATTAAAATTGATCATCGATGTCTCGATTCGTACCCTGATGATTATACAAAATTCATATAACTATGAAATATGCTAGCAATATGTTGCCAATCACTGTCCAAAAAAAGATTAACGCGTGCTATGAAATGCGAACTTTGAATTTTCTTCTGTCTCACATGGATTTTGTTCCTCGGCAAGTCACGTGGGTTGTAAGATACTTGTACTTTCGCTATGGATGTTGTGCTTTCGCTGAAACGATAATCGATTTCGGTTGTGAAAAAATTCCGCTAAATTCGTACGACTACTACGCGCCTTGGAAAGACGCGATCTAATCTCCTCGCTGGCTTATCTCGTTAATAAAACAGTAGTTGGTTCCGCTTTGTGTTTGTTCATTGTTGAAattctctttttctctttttcttggTTTCTTTTTTACAATAATAACCGCTCACGATATACCATCCACTACGACTTCTGCCAAATGGACATCTAACTTCACATTTACAATAATAATCTCATAAATAATACACGTAGGCGGTACGGTTGCTACAAGTACGGGCTGTCAGGCTCGCGAGGACGACGAAGACAAGCGGAGGAGGAAGACACAGTCGATTAAAATCGTTCTCTGACTGTAACCCTCTCCTCGGTGCGCCCCTTCGCGATCGTGGCAGCTCGTTAACATTAATAATAGTCGTTATTACCATACGTACACGTAATATCTAGGAAGTAGTACGAATCTTCGTTCCTTTTAGGCCTCTACATGTCTAAGCTACTGTTTGTTTTTTGGTCGTGACACTTCCATCTCTCCCTCTGTTTCGCGAAGGACTAAGGGAACCTCGAGCTGTCACCGAACGGAAACGTGTCAATGAATTCCATTAAAATATGCGACAGTGTGACCCGCGGCGAATGAAAGAAATTGTTTTCGGAAGCTCCATTGTGCTCCAAGTTCCTTGGAACGTGAAGGTAATACTCGTTGACCGTTCTGCCCGTCGTCAGCAGATTCTAGCTGTTGGACGATATTTTCTGGAAACGGCCAGAGACATTGGCCCAATTTCCACCAACCAGGACTTCCTTTCTTCCCTTCCCACGAATAAATAGAACGTAGAAAAAAGAACGATCGATCACCTCAAGAAACTCTGACACACATTACTGAAGTGAAACGTTCAAGTATATTTGACTAGACGATAAAAAGGGGGCGAGGATAAGAAGCCGGGAGGTAATAAAAAAGCTCGGATCTTCAAGTAGACCAGCTTCTTGAAGTAACCAGAATGAGTTCAAATGACAACAATCCCCTCTGTTCTCTCAATAACAGTAGTCATTTGTTAACGCAGCAACACGGCTAATCGTCACCTCCTCCTTCACACGATATCATCTGACCAGTGCTGAGTAGACTAGGTACCGTCGACCCACTTGCCCCGTCCGTTCTGGCAGTAGAAGTAGTAGGTCGTAGGATAGACACGGAAGGATTGAAACCATTTCCTCGATTTCGCCCGTTTCGATCGCTCTTCTCGCGGCAGAAAATCAAGCCGCACGAACGACAAGCGACAAGAGATTAACTCCGATGGTGTGATCTTCGTAACGACCAAGGGTCAAtgggacagcaaaagaaggggTATGGGCGTGGGCCGATAGTTGCGACGAAAGTTCGCTCGTTTCTGCGGGAGTCCCAGATATTTTTCATCGAGGAAACTTTGCTTTCCCGAAGAAGAAAACGCACTTTCGAGAACACTGCTAAGAAACTGCGTCGTTCCGTCGGCACTGCCATTTCTCTCAGGAAATTAATCTCCCCTGAAAGCACCTTCAGTTCGTATGATCACGCAGAGGAAGAGGACGTTCATATCAAAGTCAGACTCTCGTTTGAGGGGGACGGGGCAGTTCGATGGGTCGACGACGGGCGTCGAGATTCTCACAGGCGACGTCGCTTATaatataatgtaatataatatgtgtatatatatatatatatatatatacacactatatatatatatagttttCCTTTGTCTCGGCGAGGTGCGTCGCGTTGCAAGAAAGGCATCATTGTGCGTCTGTCGACGACGACGCGATCTATCGCGATTGATAGATCCCCTCCAGATAAATCGATGTCGTCGTCCCAGCCTCGTGGCTAACGGAAACCCGTGAAACGCTCGAGTTCCCTCGTTTGCTAGCTGGTCCGTCGCAACGGACTGATCGATGAACCCTCTCAGAGCCATCCACCGGAATCGTCGTGACCGGAAATTGGCTCGATACCCTCGAGCCGCTGGTGCTGCGTCGCGGATCCGTTTCTCTTCGTGATCACTGACAGAGAACCACTGGCGACCACGCTCTCCTCGGTCGTCGACGGCGTGAGAGGAACAGCAGTGACCACTGCTTAACAGAGATAAAGCAAACCCCTCAGCTGATGGCTGAAATCGATATCGTGGGCCTGAATTCAATTCGTCGTTCAAGGTTAGTTCTTTGATCGCCCCTGGTGCTCTAAATCCTCCTTTCTCTTTAGCTATGGAATTGGTGGGACCCCACCTAACTGATTCACTGAAGTTAGAATTGAATTTTCCTGAATTTTCGAAGCAGTGGATTCGAAGGTAACAAGGTCGCAGTGGAGGAGATATCTGTGTGGTTAATTGAATTCCAACCTACAGCACTAGCGACTTCCCTCAAAAGAAAAGTTCGTTCTAAAAATTGGCAGCAATTTAATTGGAAGCATCCTGTCACTAATTGTTCCGAGTAAAATTGCGGCCAGATCGATAGGTATTCTACTTAAATTTCTGAGAACATGACTTACCAGGTTGCTCACTGGCACTGGCACCTTCAGGAGTGTCGATGCTAGGCTGCTGACTCTGCGTGCCCTCGTGTCTCCTCGGTGGTATCGGTTGCTCCGACTCTGGACCTCTGGCAGGCACGCTGCTCGCTCTCTGCAGCTGCTGCTTTTTTGTTACCTTCGAGACGATGGCAGACGTGATGGGGTTCGTGCAACTTTCGTTCCTCGAGCTCGTAGTTGACGATCTAGAGGCCGAGAACTTTTTTCGCTTCTTCGGGAACGCGACGAAAGCGCCTATACCATGAATACGCGAGTGCGATTCTTGATGATGCTGTGTCTGATGAGAGCGATGAGACTGGACATCGTGGCCAGGAGTCTCCAGAGAGGATTTTGAGTCGGTGGAACCTTCGGACCTGGAACCACCATCTTCGGACGCGGGTGAATACATGGAGTCCTCTGAACGAGATCTGCCTGAGAGATCGAGAACAATTGCTTCTTAAAATCTACCCCACAGTGCATTTGGATATTATAGTTAAAAGGTCCGATCTACTAAAAATTCTATACACACGTTTCGCGAAGATCTCAACGAAGATTAGACTTACCGATTAGTTTAGAGACCTTGAAATTTTCGAATCGCTTCTTCTTCGAGCTATCCCTGACTCCGCAAGCCTGTCTCCTAGTACCGAGTCCAGGCATGCTATGGGTGCTCGTATGATATGGGCTTTTCTTGGGAGTGGTGCCAGGTCCGCTGAATATGCCGCTCAGCGTGGAGCCGAACTCATCGTTCTCTTGCAATTGTTGCATGGACTCGTCAACTGGCGCCAGAGTGCCACTTCCACCTGGCTGAGGGCCGATGTTGAAACCCTTCATTAAGCGACGCTCCTTCTGGCGGTTCTTCTTTCCCCCCGCACCTATGGACAGCTCTTTAAGGCTACCGTCTATGGGGCAGAAAACCAAGGACTACGCTAAAGCGGCTACTAAAAACGGAAGGAAACTTAAAGAACTTGTGAAGAGAGTGCCAGAAGGGGAAATGTGATTCTTAAACATGCTGAGGTTGCGTTCCAAATTATATTTCAGTAAAAAATATAAGGCGAGGTCGTGAAGTATTAGAACAAAATAGGTAAAAAATGCATCGGCGATCTACTGGAAGTGTTTCGTGGATAgcttattgggaattgaaatttTAATCTGGATTCTAAACGTGTTCCCACTTCTAACTCTCTTTATTACACGTGACAGGAGTGTTAAGTCAATCGTAGTTTAACGAGCATAATTAGATTCTAAGTTCGCCAATAAATAGCACAATTGCCAGTCGATCATGGTAAGCAGGTTTTTCACCCAGAGCTTGCGGCAGTCTCCTCAATTTTAAGTCCATCACGACGTAACGGCTACATAATATCCGCGTTGGACGGTCCCTAATTGCATTAATTAGTCTCCCGCAGCTCCCTGGATGATTAATAGCGTTCTAGTTAACGAACTTCGAAAGTTCCATCGACGCGGCACCGAAGCCACGTATTTTCTTTCCGATTTCCTAGTTGAATTGCGGGAACGATTGGTACATTAGGTGCGCAAAGacgaagaaaataaaaacgTCTATAAAACTATAGCGAATCGAAAGATAACATTAGCGAAATCGTGCTAGTCTCACCGGTTCCAGTACCGCTGGCCGTCGAGGTATTCATGCCCGAGTTCTTCAGGATCTCGATTAACTCGCAGCGAAAGGCGCTGATATCCTGCTTAATCTCGTTCACGTCGTCCTCTGTAACTCCCTTACTTTCTGCTTTCCTTTGTTCCACCGTCACATACCTTCTCACTAAATTTCTCATGATGCTCTGGTAACGATACTCCGACGCTTGCTTTGCATTCCACTGTGGACAAAAAGCAAACTCTTTTACCTTTCACCAAGTTCTTGTACTCTGAGTTTACTCCCCGGTAACTCCATAGTAATTCTACAGCTACAAAGAGTTTAGAATTCATCTTACTCTGATTGTCCGCATGTGTTCCTTCTTGGCAGCTTTCCTGTGACTGCAGAACTTCCTGTACAGCCACTGGCCAATGTACCAGAGGCTTTTCGGGGTCGGTATTATGTTGAACGGTGGCGGGACCGTGCCACCTTCCTCGAAGTAACTGATCCAGAGCTTGCTCCTGGCGAACTTCCACTCGACGTCGGCACGTTCCTGGTCGGGATTCAGAAACGAAACGACTGTTATCCCAAAGGCTCTCTCCCTTCGTTCGATTTTACGTATAGGGATTAGATCTGCCTTCACTCACGGAGATCAACTGATAGGAATGATTCATCATGGCGATTAAGAGATTCAGCAGCACGACAATGTTGATCACCGAGTAGGTGCCGAACATCAGCATACCCCAGAACCTGGTGAACGCTTTTATGCCATCCAGTTCGAAGCTCTCGaggtccaccagcccgaatacagCCCAGAATAGCGTTTGCGCGGTTTCGAACAGGCTAACGAATGAAAACATTTTAGGACGACTGTTCGTAAAATTGAACGAAGTTCAAGCGTATTTCGTTCAACTATTGTAAGATTGATTAAATAATAGCTGAGAAGGCGTCACGTACTTGGCAAAGCGTCGCCAAACGATGCAGGCGTTCGAATCGGTCGTCACGCTGGCGTTCGAGACGTAGGACATCGCGGTCGGACAACGTTTCTTCTCCATGTCAGCGTAGTACCAAAGCAGCTGATTCAGACCTATCGAGGAATGTCATATTTCACGCTCGATTTAGTTTTCACGAGTCATGACAAGGGGATTAAAGAAATGGTCCTCGACCGGTCTATTTACCACAAGAGAATGCGAACAGCACTAGCACGTAGAGGAAGAAGAATTTCATAATGTCCATGACCATCCTGGACAGGGAGACTTGCAGGGGGCCGAGGTGGGGATTCACGGAGAAAATGTAGACGAGTTTCAAAGAGCTGGAAGGATATTGCACAGTCTCATGCTTTGCTCTCAAGTTACGTCTGTGTTTAAGGGCGTGGGATCGTGCGCGGTAAAATTAATACCGAAACAGGGGCTTCTAATTATCCCTAGCGGGATTCACGCGCAAACAGCGTTTTGAACTACAGCAATTCCTAAGTGCCTTTCTCATTAAGACTGGTGAGTAATGTCGCGTTCACTGGCGAAACTACACCGCGGACATAACGCTTTCCTTGAATTAATGGGACAAGATCACGCGACAGGTACTTGTCGCAGCGAGTGATAATGACCTGAATATATTGGCAGCGGAGAATAGGCCTTCGGATATCAGCATCGGGTCCCAAGTGTCCCACTGCTCGCGTTGCAGCTCGCTCACCGGTCCAGGCGCCTGGTTTTCCATCTCCTTCTGCACCCTATAGTAGGCGACCACCCTCAGGGCGACCGTCGCGACGTACAACGAGTTCGTGACGAAGTCGATCACGTTCCACATGTCGTTCACGTACTCCTTCAGCCCGACGTCCCACAGCTGCTTCACCTCGGACCAAATCAGACCGGACACCCAGGCCAGAATGAACCTGCGATACAGCTCGTGTTAACTCGCCGACAACGTTCGAGTTTCGCGCGAAATTTCATGTCCCTTGGGAATCCTGTGTACGCGAAAGCCTTCCAGAAATGTAATTTCAAACGGTCGTCACTTCTCTGTTCCTTTTCCAGCTTCAATGGAGGCTGTCGCGAGAGATATCGGGATAGACAGGAAACTGAACCGCGTTATTTACTTCCACGAGATGATTTTACTTTCTGACCTTGAGGTATTTATAGTTACTTGGACTGTGTCTTTTTGTGAACTTTTCGGTGCAAGGGAGTGAGGATAAAAGGAGGATCAAAGGATTCGTATTTTAAGTAAGAGAGACTAGGGTATGGAGCCCCGAGTTTGGTCCACTTTCCTGTCCAGCCTCTAGCTTCTACCAAACATGTTTACTAGCGTTCTAAGGAATAACCGAGTTCCCGACGCATTTCGAGACCTTGGCAAACGTTTGCGAGGGAAATAATGATCGATGTCTGTTTTTCCCCGATAAGGAAGTCAAAAGTATAGTCTTACCACTCGACGATCGTCGGCGCAGCACCCCTTTTTCTAGGCGCTGGCTCGTGTTCCATCGGGTCGTGACCTATCCATTGGCCAAGTACAGTTTCTATTCTCTGACTGGCAAGAATCAGCATGACTGCAAGTAGAGGTGCATTAGAGTTGGCATGCGTAGCAATTTATATCAAATATCGTTGATTGAACTGCTACGAGGGATGAGAcgattcttttctttctttctcaaTAGACCATATTTCTGGGACAAGGTACTTATACTTTATTATAccataatcgtcaatccgtaaagGAAGGGAATATAATAGGATTGGAAATCATGCCAGGACTGTTACTAACTTGGCTTATAAATACTCTCCTGGACATATATGCTCAGAAGTCAGCTCACTTAATTTCCTTCCTATTCTCAAACTCTTATACCGCATATGGTCTCTCAAGAAAACCAAGTAAACCTATCCTGTATGTAATCGGTCAGCACCACCTAATCTCGCCCAACTTAGCGGTTCCGATTCCCCTTGGAATCGTTTGTCGAACCAGTAATACGTAATCCTCGAGGTGTGCACAGAGGCAACTCGCATCCTTCAGCTTTCAGGATTAACGAGGTCTGTTCTCGAATAATCGCCAGAAATGCCTCACATCCTAGAGAAGTACATTACCTCCGCGACTCAAAATACCGTTAGTCTAACTTTCGGCTTAATTACGCTTTTGGTGGCTGTCCGTGAAGCCAACGGCGTAATTCCCCTCTATAGTCACGATCCCTTGAACGGAGGAGTTGCAGCAGCTCGTTCTCGATATCCGCGGCCGAGTTTCAAACTAACGTTGCATTAAAATCTACGAGCGTCCCGCGATAAAAGCGCGCGCGTAACTGGCCCGTGTGGACGAAGAAAAATGCGACGAAGAAGCGGCGAACAGGAACGAGAACGTTGTCTGTTGCGGAGCTATAATTCTGACGATGAATCGAGCGGATAAAGAAGAATCAGAGCTGCGGAACAATTCCACTCGGGAATGTTTACGTCTCCGCGGTAATGCTGGCTGATGACTCGAATTTAGAGCGCTGCCGAGCACTGCTATTATTGGTGGCGCGCAGGAAATTTGCTAGCCACGGTCACTCAAAGGTATTTGTAAATTGTTTAGAAGCGGACTCCGATGTTTGACCCGCCGACGTGCCGATAGGTGAAATTCGTTGCAGGAAATGAGGTCGAGTACATACGATAAACTTTCTGGGTAAAAAGCGCGCAACGTAAACTGCTATTCTTTTATATCCTCGCTTGTTATGAGCGTTGCGCAGAGAAAGCTCGGTTCGCGAATGGTTGGCCAGTCACCCTCTGCTATTTCCCATGCGGAGCGAGCTAATTTTGGGAAATGTTTGGGGGTATGCTGAATAATGACTCGCTGGAGTTTTTGCTGTTGAGTGGTAGCGAGTGGAGGAACGAGGGTGGAGTGTAGGTTAATCAACCTCTGCTGAAACAGGGAATGAGTGTAAAGATTGTGATACTCACAGAGAAAAGTGAAGTAGGAGGCCGAATGACAGATGAACTTGATGAACGGTTTCCTCATGGTCTGTCCGACCACGCTGTGCGGCGCGATGATGTACGCGACGCTGAAGAAGGGGAAGAGGACGCCGATCCTGACGATCTCCAGAGCCTGCAGGACCATGTTTTTTCGCCGAAAACCAGGCAGGCCCTCGTACCAAATCGACGCCAGTAGCTGCTGCACGTTAGGATGCGCCACGAACTGGAAATCCCGGGATAATCTAATATTGGTCGACAGTTTCCGGTCATGTCGCCAGGAAATTGTACTTATTACCGTCTAATTTCGGAGTTGGGAGTTACAGCGAGCGATCCTCCGGAGAATAATAAGATTACATCGATAACCCTTCGTAGCTGAATCCCTTTGAGATTCGCTCGAATTGTTCGAACGTGATCGAATCGAGGCAGTCAAATATGTATTTATCAATTACCAAAAGTGAACCGAGATCTTTCCAAGGGACGCGATAGCACCGAAATAACTTGGGAACTGTTTCTTATATAATACCTCCGCGAACATCGTAAACTTTGAAGATCGTCTGCCACACACTAAAGAAGGAGGTCAAGTGGATGGTGTAAATGCCACGTGGCCTCACTAAGCTATTAAAGATGGAAGAAAATAGCGCATTACCTTTTTCTGTCTGAATTTGATTGCCAGTTTCAGACGATTCAAGTGCATCCTATCCCCATGCTCGAAGGCAGGTCCCGTGGGGTCGTGATTCAGGAGGACCTCCAGCTCGTACGAACTTCTGGTGTGATCCAACAAGGCAGTAGCAAAGTCCTGGCACTGTCTCCTAAGCTCCTGGAATCCACAATGTCAGCGTCTCGAGTAAGTGGCATACACCAAGCTCCGTGAACAGCGCAACGGAGTTGCGACGAGGCTCCTTTGACGCTAACGTATTGCAACTTTCATCGCGAAAAGTTCCTCTCTTGGAACACTTCGACACAGGTGCGAAACTCCTTGAAACACAGAAGTTTTCCCTCGAGAACGATCGAATATCGTACTACCCCCTGAAAAGTCCCACTTTAAGGGATTCTATGAACGTTTTTCTAAAAGATTAGCAAGACGTGTTATGTCGTTTATTCTAAAAAATAATTCGCATAGAAAAAACGAGAATGACGCTCGGATGAATGGAATCTCTGATAGATCGTTTGTTAGCCAAGCATTCAACACACCATGAGCACCATATTGGTCGACAGAAAGTGGAAAAATATCGACTAATCTCGTGGACGTTTTCCCTCCGGATGGTGGAAGGTAGAGAGGCAAGAACGGACAATAATTTATTCCCCTTCGGGTGCTCGCCGGTCACTTGGAAGATTTAAACGATCATCCTGAGCAATTTGTAAAGCGTCAAACATTATTGCGTTTAAATTGAAGGGGGAAGGTCCATTTAATGGACC contains:
- the Fat-spondin gene encoding extracellular matrix protein f-spondin isoform X2 — encoded protein: MKGGTMLFLIVTACLLIAVQADCPMRPTLEQTSARRTTGDGGYRILVSGGSDKYIPNAVYTISLQGSRTHERLQQFTRFTLSAHSQHAPSNPSARVGYFQLFSDSLTAFNEDCVNTINEASDFPKTEIQAMWRAPPAGSGCVIFTAMVLENNVRWYAEDGALTKTFCEIGPAEVEILDVDKCCACDEAKYSLTMEGIWSNVTHPKDFPFSLWLTHFSDVIGASHEPTFSFWGKDHIATDGFRQLAEWGSASGVEAELRANSNKLRTLIKAAGLWYPKVNSNTSTSFRVDKKHPMLSVASMLGPSPDWVVGVSKLNLCRKDCTWTKSEIIDLYPWDAGTDNGISYMSPNSETKPREKMKPITTLYPEDPRSPFYDPTGRPMLPLARLYLNREKIVPRGCDEEALQQQLAQLEVAENTEDTSRPECQTTEYTPWSSCSVTCGKGLRMRTRSYLMPEKAAMFNCNRQLVSKEMCVASIPECSEGAEAESSDVLPVNDAFCETTDWSEWSECSSSCGIGFKMRTRRFKDRMGRKRCPHVSLVEKDKCMEPPCLPGSEADIDPTCKVTEWSDWSPCSASCGKGVKLRTRLLMVEPSEQHKCSSKIELLQQRPCLEQSDCTFDMATAKVVCMEEADPGPCRGYFLRWAFVPQKLMCVPFGYGGCRGNRNNFLTAEECSNTCSIVRAILSGQPLNGTSFQQPPTSELLETVDCLVSHWSPWSPCSVTCGTGRVTSYRTIKQEAQNGGRSCPKKLQRRSRCQLAPCE
- the Fat-spondin gene encoding extracellular matrix protein f-spondin isoform X1; this translates as MLVKGLGGTMLFLIVTACLLIAVQADCPMRPTLEQTSARRTTGDGGYRILVSGGSDKYIPNAVYTISLQGSRTHERLQQFTRFTLSAHSQHAPSNPSARVGYFQLFSDSLTAFNEDCVNTINEASDFPKTEIQAMWRAPPAGSGCVIFTAMVLENNVRWYAEDGALTKTFCEIGPAEVEILDVDKCCACDEAKYSLTMEGIWSNVTHPKDFPFSLWLTHFSDVIGASHEPTFSFWGKDHIATDGFRQLAEWGSASGVEAELRANSNKLRTLIKAAGLWYPKVNSNTSTSFRVDKKHPMLSVASMLGPSPDWVVGVSKLNLCRKDCTWTKSEIIDLYPWDAGTDNGISYMSPNSETKPREKMKPITTLYPEDPRSPFYDPTGRPMLPLARLYLNREKIVPRGCDEEALQQQLAQLEVAENTEDTSRPECQTTEYTPWSSCSVTCGKGLRMRTRSYLMPEKAAMFNCNRQLVSKEMCVASIPECSEGAEAESSDVLPVNDAFCETTDWSEWSECSSSCGIGFKMRTRRFKDRMGRKRCPHVSLVEKDKCMEPPCLPGSEADIDPTCKVTEWSDWSPCSASCGKGVKLRTRLLMVEPSEQHKCSSKIELLQQRPCLEQSDCTFDMATAKVVCMEEADPGPCRGYFLRWAFVPQKLMCVPFGYGGCRGNRNNFLTAEECSNTCSIVRAILSGQPLNGTSFQQPPTSELLETVDCLVSHWSPWSPCSVTCGTGRVTSYRTIKQEAQNGGRSCPKKLQRRSRCQLAPCE